One Methanomicrobia archaeon genomic window carries:
- a CDS encoding thiolase domain-containing protein has product MREVAIIGAGTTKFGELWEKSFRDIAVEAGLKAIEDAGISGDEIQALYGGNMSAGRFTGQEHTGPLIADYAGLARLHLPTTSVEAACASGALALHLAVLAVASGWYDLVIAAGVEKMTDVEPDVAEDLLASSVDRKWEAIYGATLPALFAMMARTHMERYNTTSEQMARVAAKNHANAIHNPYAQFRNTISVEGVLASPIVADPLHMLDCSSIADGAAAVVLCAADKARDYSDSPVYVKASAQTSDTISLHDRRDITTMDATLCAAKKAYQRASLEPSQIDFAEVHDSYTISELIAIEDLGFCNKGEGGVVTEEGETEIGGRIPVNPSGGLKACGHPLGATGIRQTVEITQQLRGEAGKRQVPNAEVGLTHNIGGTGATAIVHIFSR; this is encoded by the coding sequence ATGAGAGAAGTAGCGATAATAGGTGCGGGAACGACGAAATTCGGCGAACTCTGGGAGAAATCGTTCCGGGACATCGCAGTAGAGGCGGGTTTGAAGGCGATCGAGGACGCAGGGATCAGCGGCGATGAGATACAGGCGCTCTATGGCGGGAATATGTCTGCAGGCCGATTCACCGGGCAAGAGCATACCGGGCCACTGATCGCCGATTACGCTGGGTTAGCTCGATTACACCTTCCTACCACGAGTGTAGAAGCTGCGTGCGCTTCCGGCGCTCTTGCATTGCATTTAGCCGTGCTCGCGGTAGCTTCCGGTTGGTACGACCTCGTAATAGCTGCGGGTGTGGAGAAGATGACCGATGTGGAGCCGGATGTAGCGGAGGATCTGCTTGCCTCTTCTGTCGATCGGAAATGGGAAGCGATTTACGGTGCGACCCTGCCGGCCTTATTCGCGATGATGGCGCGGACACACATGGAGCGCTACAACACGACGAGCGAGCAAATGGCCCGGGTTGCGGCAAAGAATCACGCTAACGCTATTCACAACCCGTATGCACAATTCCGGAATACGATAAGCGTAGAAGGCGTGCTTGCTTCGCCCATTGTTGCGGATCCGCTCCACATGTTGGACTGCTCGAGCATCGCAGATGGTGCGGCTGCGGTCGTTCTATGCGCTGCTGACAAGGCGAGGGATTACTCTGATTCACCAGTCTATGTGAAAGCATCCGCGCAGACGAGTGATACCATCTCGCTCCACGATCGACGCGACATCACCACGATGGATGCAACGCTATGTGCGGCGAAGAAGGCGTATCAGCGGGCATCTTTAGAGCCGTCACAGATCGATTTCGCCGAAGTGCACGATTCTTATACGATTTCTGAACTGATTGCCATCGAAGATTTAGGGTTCTGTAACAAAGGCGAAGGTGGCGTTGTTACCGAAGAAGGTGAGACGGAAATAGGCGGTCGTATACCGGTAAATCCTTCTGGCGGCTTGAAGGCGTGCGGACATCCTCTTGGCGCAACGGGCATAAGGCAGACAGTGGAAATAACGCAGCAACTCCGAGGAGAAGCAGGAAAACGGCAGGTCCCTAACGCTGAAGTCGGACTGACGCATAATATCGGTGGAACCGGAGCGACAGCCATCGTACACATCTTCTCTCGTTAG
- a CDS encoding ORC1-type DNA replication protein, giving the protein MDNLFKDLINDGEIFANKEVLRPTYIPENLPHRRKQIRSLADILSSALKGETPSNILIYGKTGTGKTSTVKYVSKELEDMAQKTGSNCSLLYINSEMFDTQYRIFAYLARVFNKHVPMIGWPTDMVYAEFKSGIDAEKRHVIVILDEVDKLASKGDEALYNLSRINGELTNARVSLIGISNDLTFTDLLDPRVKSSLGEEEIIFPPYDADQLKDILYARADKAFRVNTLGDPVIPLCAALAASEHGDARRALDLLRVSGELAERAGAKTVGEDHVRQASDKIETNRVTEVVKTLPLQSKIVLSSILILSRERTKRRFSSGEVYTMYRRLCNHLGMDALTQRRVTDFISELDILGLVNAVIVSKGRYGRTKEISLSVPEECVRPVLLEDYKLKAISSIRVRQQITL; this is encoded by the coding sequence ATGGATAACCTATTTAAAGACCTGATAAACGATGGGGAGATATTCGCAAATAAGGAGGTGCTTCGTCCTACCTATATCCCTGAAAACCTACCGCACCGGAGGAAGCAAATAAGAAGCTTGGCCGATATCCTCTCCTCCGCGTTAAAAGGGGAAACACCCTCCAATATCCTTATTTACGGTAAGACCGGGACGGGGAAGACCTCCACGGTAAAATACGTAAGTAAAGAATTGGAGGATATGGCACAGAAGACGGGCAGTAATTGCTCCCTGCTGTATATCAACAGTGAGATGTTCGATACCCAGTATCGCATATTTGCCTATCTCGCCCGTGTCTTTAACAAACACGTTCCGATGATCGGCTGGCCGACCGACATGGTCTATGCGGAGTTCAAGAGCGGAATAGATGCGGAGAAACGCCACGTAATTGTTATATTAGACGAAGTGGACAAGTTGGCGAGCAAAGGAGATGAAGCGTTATATAACCTCTCGCGGATAAACGGCGAGTTAACGAATGCGCGGGTAAGTCTTATCGGGATCTCGAACGACCTTACTTTCACAGACCTTTTGGACCCGCGCGTAAAGTCCTCGTTGGGCGAAGAGGAGATAATATTTCCGCCTTACGATGCCGATCAGTTGAAAGATATCCTGTATGCGCGGGCTGATAAGGCGTTTAGGGTGAATACGCTTGGTGATCCCGTGATTCCACTCTGCGCGGCACTCGCGGCGTCTGAGCATGGCGATGCACGGCGCGCTCTTGACCTGCTCCGGGTATCCGGCGAACTCGCGGAACGTGCAGGCGCGAAAACGGTAGGTGAGGATCATGTGAGACAGGCAAGCGACAAGATTGAAACAAACCGAGTGACGGAAGTGGTAAAAACGCTGCCGCTCCAATCAAAGATTGTGCTCAGTAGTATCCTCATTTTAAGCCGCGAGCGAACCAAAAGGCGGTTCTCCAGCGGCGAAGTGTATACTATGTATCGGCGTTTGTGCAACCATTTGGGCATGGATGCCCTAACACAGCGGCGTGTTACCGATTTCATCTCGGAATTGGACATCCTGGGCTTGGTCAATGCGGTGATCGTGAGCAAGGGCAGATACGGACGGACGAAGGAGATCTCCCTCAGTGTGCCGGAAGAGTGCGTGCGACCGGTATTGCTTGAAGACTATAAACTTAAAGCAATATCTTCTATTAGAGTAAGACAGCAGATAACATTGTAG
- a CDS encoding 50S ribosomal protein L7ae codes for MSDKEEKGKKKGKQTTGHVTFEVPDELQTKSLEAVELARTTGTIKKGTNESTKTIERGLAKLVVISEDITPPEIAMHLPPLCEEKGIPYLYVKSQRDLGAACGINKGCASVAIVDPGKAGEAIDKIAEELKKLTE; via the coding sequence ATGAGCGATAAAGAAGAAAAAGGGAAAAAGAAGGGAAAGCAGACGACGGGGCATGTCACGTTCGAGGTACCGGACGAGTTGCAGACCAAATCCTTAGAAGCGGTCGAGTTGGCAAGGACGACAGGCACCATAAAGAAAGGAACGAACGAATCCACAAAGACCATCGAAAGAGGACTGGCGAAATTAGTGGTTATAAGTGAGGATATTACTCCACCGGAGATTGCCATGCATCTTCCACCGCTGTGTGAAGAGAAGGGTATTCCGTACTTGTACGTTAAAAGCCAGAGAGATTTAGGTGCTGCTTGTGGTATTAACAAAGGTTGCGCCTCTGTTGCCATCGTGGACCCCGGAAAAGCTGGAGAGGCGATTGATAAGATCGCTGAGGAGCTTAAGAAGCTAACAGAGTAA
- a CDS encoding 30S ribosomal protein S28e, translating into MSEEGGTPAEVLEIVGRTGMHGESIQVKCKILDGVNKGRILTRNCIGPIKVGDVLVLVETAREVRKLHTRR; encoded by the coding sequence ATGAGCGAAGAAGGGGGAACACCGGCAGAGGTCTTAGAGATCGTGGGTAGGACCGGAATGCACGGTGAGTCCATACAGGTGAAGTGCAAGATCCTTGATGGCGTTAACAAGGGCCGGATCCTCACGAGGAACTGCATTGGCCCGATAAAAGTGGGTGATGTCTTAGTGCTCGTAGAGACGGCAAGAGAAGTGCGGAAACTACATACGAGGAGGTAA
- a CDS encoding 50S ribosomal protein L24e has translation MEIKCSFCDTSLEPGTGKMFVKRDGTVLYFCSSKCERNMLKLRRKSRKLKWAAGSKE, from the coding sequence ATGGAAATCAAATGCTCTTTTTGCGATACGTCTTTAGAGCCCGGAACCGGGAAGATGTTTGTGAAGCGCGATGGAACTGTTCTTTATTTCTGTAGTTCTAAGTGCGAACGCAACATGCTGAAATTGAGGCGAAAGAGCAGGAAATTAAAGTGGGCTGCAGGGTCAAAGGAATAG